In Horticoccus luteus, the following proteins share a genomic window:
- a CDS encoding choice-of-anchor K domain-containing protein, with protein sequence MKTRLYVWIGTAGLALAFLGSVAHAQLMLSGHTTGSFTDLSEANTTVTNAGDGSFAVFKTGVPAPGSFQSSIVFTNATFTNVTSGDPIQVGLFTITNGTTLIGSGAHYATFNLGLELGSPSLATLMLSQFNFTIDHTVNSPGLVPDQFAVSFTPPAPVLFAGYDVNFSILMDSATFDLAEGASVVKGAVYVSFSPVPEPSTYAICGAALLGGLVLYRRLRSNRPARGLAA encoded by the coding sequence GTGAAAACGCGCCTCTATGTTTGGATCGGCACCGCCGGGCTGGCCCTGGCGTTTCTGGGCTCAGTCGCCCACGCGCAATTGATGCTCAGCGGTCATACCACGGGATCGTTCACCGATCTCAGCGAAGCCAACACCACGGTCACCAACGCGGGCGACGGCAGTTTCGCCGTCTTCAAAACCGGCGTGCCCGCGCCGGGCTCCTTCCAGAGCTCCATCGTGTTTACCAACGCCACCTTCACCAATGTCACGTCAGGCGATCCGATTCAGGTCGGCCTGTTCACGATCACCAATGGCACTACCCTGATCGGCTCCGGCGCTCACTATGCCACGTTCAACCTCGGCCTTGAACTGGGCTCGCCTTCCCTGGCGACGCTCATGCTCTCCCAGTTCAACTTCACGATCGATCACACGGTGAACTCGCCGGGCTTGGTCCCTGACCAATTTGCCGTGTCCTTTACTCCACCTGCGCCCGTCTTGTTCGCCGGTTACGACGTGAACTTTTCCATCTTGATGGATTCGGCCACGTTCGACCTCGCTGAGGGCGCTTCCGTCGTGAAAGGCGCGGTCTACGTCTCCTTCTCTCCAGTTCCCGAACCCTCCACCTACGCCATCTGCGGCGCCGCGCTGCTGGGCGGTTTGGTGCTGTATCGTCGTCTTCGCTCGAACCGACCCGCGCGCGGTTTGGCGGCCTAG
- a CDS encoding choice-of-anchor K domain-containing protein, with protein MNTRLRFILPAAALGLALTCAANAQLMLSGHTTGSFDDLSQANTTVTNAGDGSFAVYKTGIPANGSFQSSIVFNNATFSNVSSGDAIQVGLFTITNGIAKIGSSAHSAVFHLGLDLTSPSAQSLALSDFAFTLNHTPNLPDYTNVPDAYSISFTPPPSTTIDGYKVWFDVVVSPSSFNLGEEASQVTGAVYVHFTPVPEPSTYALCGAALLGGLVIYRRFRSKGRALTA; from the coding sequence ATGAACACTCGCCTTCGTTTTATACTACCAGCCGCGGCCTTGGGCCTGGCTTTAACCTGCGCTGCGAACGCCCAGCTCATGCTGAGCGGTCACACCACGGGTTCGTTCGATGATCTCAGCCAAGCGAACACGACCGTGACCAACGCCGGCGATGGCAGCTTCGCCGTCTACAAAACCGGCATTCCCGCCAACGGTTCGTTCCAAAGCTCGATCGTCTTCAACAACGCGACGTTCAGCAACGTCTCGTCCGGTGATGCGATCCAAGTCGGTCTCTTCACCATCACCAACGGCATTGCGAAGATCGGCTCCAGCGCCCACTCCGCGGTGTTCCACCTCGGCCTTGATCTGACCTCGCCGAGCGCGCAATCGCTCGCGTTGTCCGATTTCGCCTTCACGCTCAATCACACGCCGAATCTGCCGGACTACACGAACGTGCCTGATGCTTACAGCATCTCGTTCACTCCTCCGCCCTCGACGACGATTGATGGCTACAAGGTCTGGTTCGACGTGGTCGTGAGCCCGTCGTCCTTTAACTTGGGCGAAGAAGCGTCCCAAGTGACGGGTGCCGTTTACGTGCACTTCACGCCGGTGCCGGAGCCCTCCACGTATGCCCTCTGCGGTGCTGCGTTGCTCGGTGGCTTGGTCATCTATCGGCGCTTTCGTTCGAAGGGCCGTGCTTTGACCGCCTAA
- a CDS encoding DapH/DapD/GlmU-related protein yields the protein MKTAGAVTTHEQTSAYASPWRLGDRARMALWQLAWRVTCSWTPKPLNPWRLFVLRTFGARLSGTPFVHSRARIQIPWQLTMEHRACLGDGAVAYSLGPIEIRTGATIAQEAYLCTGTHDFAAANLPLQTARIIVGEHAFVGARAFVLPGVTIAERAVVGAASVVTRSVAAGMIVAGNPARVIGERVRAANGD from the coding sequence GTGAAAACCGCCGGCGCCGTCACCACTCACGAACAAACTTCCGCCTACGCGTCGCCGTGGCGGTTGGGCGATCGAGCGCGCATGGCGCTGTGGCAGCTCGCGTGGCGTGTCACCTGCAGTTGGACGCCGAAACCACTGAACCCTTGGCGGCTCTTCGTGCTGCGCACGTTTGGCGCCCGCCTCTCGGGCACGCCCTTCGTGCACAGTCGCGCCCGCATTCAAATCCCGTGGCAACTCACCATGGAGCACCGCGCCTGCCTCGGTGATGGCGCCGTCGCCTATTCGTTGGGCCCGATCGAAATCCGCACCGGCGCCACGATTGCGCAGGAAGCGTATCTCTGCACCGGCACGCACGACTTCGCCGCAGCCAATCTGCCGCTGCAAACGGCGCGCATCATTGTCGGCGAACATGCGTTCGTCGGCGCGCGCGCGTTTGTGCTGCCAGGCGTTACGATCGCGGAGCGCGCCGTGGTGGGAGCAGCGTCCGTCGTCACCCGCAGTGTGGCCGCGGGGATGATCGTCGCCGGCAACCCGGCGCGTGTCATCGGCGAACGCGTCCGCGCCGCGAACGGCGATTAA
- a CDS encoding polysaccharide pyruvyl transferase family protein produces MNFPNRNGALVSALQSWRGREIVMLLNRGTRSDGLSHLGSRALLQGLGLAWKECGDGDRPNDVRGDILLVHGASGLSHGDGGTIAKCVAALAPRFAHVVLLPATFDLRSPRVQRFVENWTAKYIVFCREMVSFDSLHAAGARPGSLQLGHDLAFHVDYSDWKDCPATGRAGIFRRDREAAFGRLPRELDAWNDAAQGTEREPQRLLDYIARFEKIYTDRSHAAIAAAMMGREVVFYRNIFFKNRAIYEHSLAPLSQVTFSEPTPFSTGQFMRAVYWGRVRPVQDKVMRLFQWRRADSPTAA; encoded by the coding sequence ATGAACTTTCCCAACCGTAACGGCGCCCTCGTGAGTGCGCTCCAGTCTTGGCGCGGCCGGGAGATCGTGATGCTGCTCAACCGCGGCACGCGGAGCGACGGCCTGAGTCATCTCGGCTCCCGCGCCCTCCTGCAAGGTCTCGGCCTCGCATGGAAAGAATGCGGTGACGGCGACCGCCCCAACGATGTCCGGGGCGACATCCTGCTCGTGCACGGAGCGAGCGGACTTTCGCACGGTGATGGTGGCACCATCGCCAAATGCGTCGCCGCGCTCGCCCCACGTTTTGCGCACGTCGTCCTTTTGCCCGCCACCTTCGATCTGCGCTCGCCCCGCGTGCAGCGCTTCGTCGAGAACTGGACGGCCAAATACATTGTTTTCTGCCGCGAGATGGTGAGCTTCGATTCGCTTCACGCCGCCGGCGCGCGCCCGGGCTCCCTGCAACTCGGCCACGACCTCGCATTCCACGTGGATTATTCCGATTGGAAGGACTGCCCGGCAACCGGCCGCGCCGGCATTTTCCGGCGGGATCGCGAAGCCGCTTTTGGCCGCTTGCCCCGCGAACTCGATGCGTGGAACGACGCCGCCCAAGGCACCGAGCGAGAGCCTCAGCGGCTTCTCGACTACATTGCGCGTTTCGAAAAAATCTACACCGACCGCTCTCACGCCGCCATCGCCGCTGCCATGATGGGTCGCGAGGTCGTGTTCTACCGCAATATTTTCTTCAAGAATCGCGCGATCTACGAACACAGCCTCGCGCCCCTCTCGCAGGTCACGTTCTCCGAGCCGACGCCATTTTCCACCGGGCAATTCATGCGCGCCGTTTACTGGGGTCGCGTGCGGCCCGTGCAGGATAAAGTCATGCGCCTCTTTCAATGGCGACGCGCCGACTCGCCCACCGCTGCGTGA
- a CDS encoding glycosyltransferase family 4 protein gives MSASPAPSRLRITIVQGAFLPVPPLLGGAVEKAWFALGRAFAAAGHQVTHIGCTHPQLPRRERDAGVDYIRVPGSAATTSTWRLKLRDLQYSLRARRELPPADVLVTNTFWLPLLERRRSRGRVYVHVARFPKGQLRFYPRRAVLQTVSEPIRAAILREAGPAANVHVVPYPLAPLYLNERAPSQPVVLYAGRLHPEKGVHLLIEAFARLQTEGAASNWRLRIIGPWEAAHGGGGAAYRAQLETLAQRAPGRVEFTGPLFNETELVANYRSAAVFCYPSLAERGETFGLAVLEAMGSGSAPIVSDLSCFRDFVRPEENGLVFNHRAPDAGGELARSLRRVIENSDLRERLALGAWQTARDYALTTVADRYVDDFLSILENPIAKHCPTLDELSQP, from the coding sequence ATGAGCGCGTCGCCCGCACCTTCGCGCCTTCGCATCACCATTGTGCAGGGCGCCTTTCTTCCGGTGCCACCGCTCCTCGGCGGCGCCGTCGAAAAAGCGTGGTTTGCGCTCGGCCGTGCCTTCGCCGCGGCCGGCCATCAAGTGACGCATATCGGCTGCACGCATCCGCAATTGCCACGCCGTGAACGCGACGCCGGCGTCGATTACATCCGCGTCCCCGGCTCGGCTGCGACGACTTCCACGTGGCGCCTGAAACTGCGTGACCTGCAATATTCGTTGCGGGCCCGCCGCGAATTGCCTCCCGCCGACGTGCTCGTGACGAACACGTTTTGGCTCCCGTTACTGGAGCGCCGACGGTCGCGCGGCCGCGTTTACGTGCACGTGGCACGCTTTCCGAAGGGCCAACTGCGCTTTTATCCGCGCCGTGCCGTGCTGCAGACCGTGTCGGAGCCGATTCGCGCAGCGATTCTCCGCGAGGCCGGTCCCGCCGCCAACGTCCACGTCGTGCCCTATCCGCTCGCGCCCCTCTACCTCAACGAACGCGCGCCGTCGCAACCCGTCGTGCTTTACGCCGGTCGACTACATCCGGAGAAAGGTGTGCATCTGCTCATCGAGGCCTTTGCGCGCCTGCAAACCGAGGGTGCCGCGTCGAATTGGCGCCTGCGCATCATCGGCCCGTGGGAGGCTGCGCACGGCGGCGGCGGCGCGGCCTATCGTGCGCAGCTCGAAACGCTCGCGCAACGCGCTCCGGGCCGCGTCGAATTCACCGGCCCCCTCTTCAACGAAACGGAACTCGTTGCAAACTACCGCTCGGCGGCGGTTTTTTGTTACCCTTCGCTCGCCGAACGTGGCGAAACGTTTGGCCTGGCGGTGCTTGAAGCCATGGGGTCAGGCAGCGCCCCCATTGTCTCCGACCTCTCCTGTTTTCGCGATTTCGTTCGGCCAGAAGAGAATGGCCTCGTTTTCAATCACCGCGCCCCTGACGCCGGAGGCGAGCTCGCGCGCTCGCTTCGCCGCGTGATCGAAAACTCCGATCTCCGTGAGCGCCTTGCGCTTGGCGCATGGCAAACAGCGCGCGACTACGCCCTGACCACCGTCGCCGATCGCTACGTGGACGATTTTCTTTCAATCTTGGAGAACCCTATCGCAAAGCATTGTCCAACGTTGGATGAACTTTCCCAACCGTAA
- a CDS encoding glycosyltransferase, protein MKLLRVIATLDPSHGGPSSGLRAITPALAALGHETTFATLDAPSAAADASSGPARVVPLGPARGGYAYAPDLGPWLRAHAGEYDAVFVHGLWQYHGRAVRRALRGTRTPYFVFPHGMLDPWFRRAYPLKHAKKWLYWQLCERAVLRDAAAVLFTCEEERLLARQSFHPYACEERVVAYGTAAPPDEPAAQRSSWERHLPAVAGRPFWLFLGRVHAKKGVDLFLRAATALGAAGHAIPPLVIAGPCPDAAYRAQLARLVAHTPIELHWAGMISGDVKWGALRQAEAFVLPSHQENFGLAVVEALAVGTPVLISRQVNIWAEITADGAGLADADDVAGTEHLLAAWLAMDEPARQRMRVAAAAAFRERYEVQRVAASLVATISPFVAHHSAAAIPA, encoded by the coding sequence ATGAAGCTCCTGCGTGTCATCGCCACGCTCGACCCGAGCCACGGCGGCCCCTCCTCCGGCCTGCGCGCCATCACGCCGGCGTTGGCGGCGCTCGGTCATGAAACGACGTTCGCCACGCTCGACGCTCCCTCCGCTGCGGCCGACGCTTCTTCCGGCCCCGCACGCGTCGTCCCGCTCGGCCCTGCGCGCGGCGGTTATGCTTACGCCCCGGACCTCGGCCCGTGGTTGCGCGCTCACGCCGGCGAATACGACGCCGTCTTCGTCCACGGCCTCTGGCAATACCATGGCCGCGCCGTGCGCCGCGCCCTTCGCGGCACCCGCACGCCGTATTTCGTTTTCCCTCACGGCATGCTCGATCCGTGGTTTCGCCGCGCCTATCCGCTCAAGCACGCGAAAAAGTGGCTCTATTGGCAGCTCTGCGAACGCGCCGTGTTGCGCGATGCCGCCGCCGTGCTGTTCACCTGTGAGGAGGAACGCCTTCTCGCCCGCCAAAGTTTTCATCCCTATGCGTGCGAAGAACGCGTGGTCGCGTATGGCACTGCCGCTCCGCCGGACGAACCGGCCGCGCAACGCTCCTCGTGGGAGCGTCACCTGCCCGCCGTCGCCGGCCGGCCGTTCTGGCTTTTTCTCGGCCGCGTCCACGCGAAAAAAGGCGTCGATCTTTTCCTCCGCGCTGCGACCGCGCTCGGCGCGGCCGGTCACGCCATTCCTCCGCTCGTGATCGCCGGCCCCTGCCCCGATGCCGCGTATCGCGCGCAACTCGCCCGTCTCGTGGCGCACACGCCGATTGAACTTCATTGGGCCGGTATGATCAGCGGCGATGTCAAATGGGGCGCGCTTCGCCAGGCCGAGGCGTTTGTGCTCCCGTCTCACCAGGAAAATTTCGGCCTCGCCGTGGTGGAGGCCCTCGCCGTGGGCACCCCGGTTCTCATTTCTCGCCAGGTGAATATCTGGGCGGAAATCACCGCCGATGGCGCCGGTCTGGCCGACGCCGACGATGTCGCGGGCACCGAGCACTTGCTCGCCGCGTGGCTCGCGATGGATGAGCCGGCGCGTCAACGCATGCGCGTCGCCGCCGCCGCCGCGTTTCGTGAGCGTTACGAAGTCCAACGCGTCGCCGCGAGTCTCGTCGCCACAATCTCTCCTTTCGTCGCGCATCACTCCGCGGCCGCCATTCCCGCATGA
- a CDS encoding glycosyltransferase family 4 protein — protein sequence MTSALHFCTDATLGSNADSGRPLRLLLIGNFPPDRQESMLRFGTLLETALRARGQSVTTWCPAPALVRLLPRYRYNGFAKLCGYFDKFVVFPRLVRRRLASARERGRLPDLVHIVDHANAVYSPLFRGLPHLATCHDLLQIRAARGEFPAHRLTARGCRYQEWILRSIAQLPHAACISSQTAADVVRLAHLPPASLSVIFNGLNFPFAPVPAEEARAALGGLLQARQLPATSLNPDGGGYLLNIGGGQWYKNRAGLLAIYAALRPLLPHPPRLVFVGKPLNAELAATVRDLGLSAHVLQLGSVDGPQLRALYSQAEGLLFPSLHEGFGWPIVEAQACGCPVFTSNRAPMTEVGGDAASYVDPLEPAAAAAHIAATWPQRATLRTRGLARAPLFDPTVMVDHYLALYRRLTAAAAAKP from the coding sequence ATGACTTCGGCGCTTCACTTTTGCACCGACGCCACGCTCGGATCCAACGCCGATTCGGGGCGCCCGCTGCGCCTCCTGCTGATCGGAAATTTTCCGCCTGATCGCCAGGAAAGCATGCTGCGTTTCGGCACGCTGCTGGAAACCGCCCTGCGCGCGCGCGGCCAATCCGTCACGACGTGGTGCCCCGCGCCCGCGCTCGTGCGCCTCCTGCCCCGCTATCGTTACAACGGCTTCGCGAAACTCTGCGGCTACTTCGACAAGTTTGTCGTTTTCCCCCGCCTCGTGCGGCGCCGCCTCGCGTCCGCCCGTGAGCGCGGTCGACTCCCGGACCTCGTCCACATCGTCGACCACGCCAACGCCGTTTATAGTCCGCTCTTTCGTGGTCTGCCGCATTTGGCGACCTGCCATGACTTGCTCCAAATCCGCGCAGCGCGGGGAGAATTTCCCGCCCACCGCCTCACCGCCCGCGGCTGCCGTTATCAGGAATGGATTTTGCGCAGCATCGCGCAACTGCCCCACGCCGCCTGCATTTCTTCTCAAACGGCGGCCGATGTGGTGCGGCTGGCGCATCTCCCGCCTGCGTCGCTCTCCGTCATTTTCAACGGCCTCAACTTTCCCTTCGCGCCCGTGCCCGCCGAGGAAGCGCGCGCCGCCCTCGGCGGCCTGCTCCAGGCGCGGCAATTACCTGCTACCTCTCTCAATCCCGACGGCGGCGGTTACCTGCTGAATATCGGCGGTGGCCAATGGTATAAAAACCGCGCGGGCCTTCTCGCCATTTATGCTGCGCTCCGGCCTTTGCTGCCGCACCCGCCGCGCCTCGTCTTCGTGGGCAAACCGCTCAACGCCGAGCTCGCCGCCACCGTGCGCGACCTCGGCCTCAGCGCCCACGTCCTCCAACTCGGCAGCGTCGACGGTCCGCAGCTCCGCGCGCTTTACTCGCAAGCCGAGGGCCTGCTTTTCCCGTCGCTGCACGAGGGTTTCGGCTGGCCGATCGTCGAGGCGCAAGCGTGCGGTTGCCCCGTCTTCACCTCCAACCGGGCGCCCATGACCGAAGTCGGCGGCGACGCCGCCAGCTACGTCGATCCACTCGAACCGGCCGCCGCCGCCGCGCACATCGCCGCCACCTGGCCGCAACGCGCCACTCTGCGCACGCGCGGCCTCGCCCGCGCGCCCCTCTTCGACCCCACGGTGATGGTTGACCACTACCTCGCACTTTATCGCCGTCTCACCGCTGCGGCGGCGGCCAAACCATGA
- a CDS encoding glycosyltransferase family 4 protein has product MILLSHPTGNANVRHAALGLARAGLLGEFCTSLNYRETPALRRLLPESLRLQLRRRSFPSELAPLTRAYPMRELVRLLAPRAGLRSLVRRETGPFSVDAVYHALDRRVAARVAQRKFTGVYAYEDGADATFRAARRTGLTTFYDLPIGYWRAARTILTEEAEREPEWASTLHGNQDSPAKTARKDEELALADVVLVASSFTLKTLDAAPDFRGRVVLIPYGAPAPVAPPPPRERNASARSSRLRVLYVGSLGQRKGLSYLFRAADQLAGAIDLTVIGAKPMTPCAPLDAALARIRWIPSAPHAQVLTEMAAHDVFVFPSLFEGFGLVLLEAMAMGLPLITTAHTAGPDLISDGVEGYIVPIRSTSAIVERLDFLRRNPATRMEMARAAQLRAQQFTWDHYESTLAACVQTTLAAR; this is encoded by the coding sequence ATGATCCTGCTGTCGCATCCCACGGGCAACGCCAACGTCCGCCACGCCGCGCTCGGGCTCGCCCGCGCCGGGCTGCTCGGCGAGTTTTGCACGAGCCTCAACTATCGCGAAACGCCTGCCCTGCGCCGACTGCTCCCCGAGTCCCTGCGCCTGCAGCTGCGCCGCCGCTCCTTTCCCTCCGAACTCGCTCCGCTCACGCGCGCGTATCCGATGCGCGAGCTCGTCCGCCTCCTCGCCCCGCGCGCAGGATTGCGGTCTCTGGTCCGACGCGAGACCGGCCCCTTCAGCGTGGATGCCGTGTATCACGCCCTCGACCGCCGCGTCGCCGCCCGCGTCGCCCAACGCAAATTCACCGGCGTTTACGCCTACGAAGACGGCGCTGACGCCACCTTCCGTGCGGCCCGGCGCACCGGCCTCACCACCTTTTACGATCTGCCCATCGGCTACTGGCGAGCCGCCCGCACGATCCTCACCGAGGAGGCAGAGCGCGAACCCGAGTGGGCCTCGACGCTCCACGGCAATCAGGACAGCCCGGCGAAGACCGCACGCAAAGATGAGGAACTCGCGCTCGCCGACGTCGTCTTGGTCGCGAGCTCGTTCACCTTGAAAACTCTCGACGCCGCGCCCGATTTCCGCGGCCGCGTGGTCTTGATCCCTTACGGTGCTCCCGCGCCCGTCGCTCCGCCTCCGCCGCGCGAACGCAACGCGTCTGCACGCTCGTCCCGCCTGCGTGTGCTCTACGTCGGCTCGCTCGGACAACGCAAAGGGCTGAGCTATCTTTTCCGCGCCGCCGATCAACTCGCCGGAGCGATTGACCTCACGGTCATCGGCGCCAAACCCATGACGCCATGCGCGCCCCTCGACGCCGCGCTTGCCCGCATCCGCTGGATCCCAAGCGCCCCGCACGCGCAAGTCCTCACCGAAATGGCGGCGCACGATGTGTTCGTCTTCCCGTCGCTGTTTGAAGGCTTCGGCTTGGTGCTGCTCGAGGCCATGGCCATGGGCCTGCCTTTGATCACGACGGCGCACACCGCCGGCCCGGATCTGATTTCCGACGGCGTCGAAGGCTACATCGTCCCGATCCGTTCGACTTCCGCCATCGTGGAACGCCTCGATTTCCTTCGTCGCAACCCCGCGACCCGGATGGAAATGGCGCGCGCTGCTCAACTTCGTGCGCAACAGTTTACGTGGGACCATTACGAAAGCACTCTCGCAGCCTGCGTCCAAACCACGCTCGCCGCCCGCTGA
- a CDS encoding glycosyltransferase family 4 protein, translating into MKILFVSYTFAPNIGGIESMSALLADGFAAAGHNVQLVTYTPGPPAAPGAVPIHRRPGATALWRLFRWCDLVVHSNITLRAVWPLLFVRRPWIVIHHTWILFPDQPVRRSMLLKLALLPAARSICVSQALARQLPVSAVVIPNACDARHFRAAAPGPRSLDLIFVGRLVPDKGVDLLLRALHRLHRRGSTPSLTIVGAGPEETSLRALAAELGLARVTFAGALPAAAVADAFRAHRVAVIPSRWQEPFGVVVLEALACGCRVVAAATGGLPEAVGACGVTFPNGDIGALAAALSAALADSPPIAPATIRRHLDRHRPERIVRDYLHVFARTLAPAPALLP; encoded by the coding sequence GTGAAAATCCTTTTTGTTTCCTACACGTTCGCGCCCAACATCGGCGGGATCGAATCCATGTCCGCGCTGCTCGCGGACGGATTCGCCGCCGCGGGCCACAACGTGCAGCTCGTCACCTACACCCCCGGTCCACCCGCGGCGCCCGGCGCGGTGCCCATCCATCGCCGACCCGGCGCCACCGCGCTCTGGCGCCTCTTTCGCTGGTGCGATCTCGTGGTGCACAGCAACATCACCCTCCGCGCCGTCTGGCCGCTCCTCTTCGTGCGCCGGCCATGGATCGTGATTCACCACACTTGGATTCTCTTCCCTGATCAACCCGTGCGCCGCTCGATGCTGCTGAAACTCGCCCTGCTGCCCGCCGCGCGCTCCATCTGCGTAAGCCAGGCGCTGGCGCGCCAACTGCCCGTCTCTGCCGTCGTCATCCCCAACGCCTGCGATGCGCGCCACTTTCGCGCCGCCGCGCCCGGTCCGCGTTCTCTCGACTTGATTTTCGTCGGTCGCCTCGTGCCCGACAAGGGCGTCGATCTTCTCCTGCGCGCCCTGCACCGCCTGCACCGCCGCGGGTCCACGCCATCGCTGACGATCGTCGGCGCCGGCCCCGAGGAAACGTCATTGCGCGCCCTCGCCGCTGAACTCGGTTTGGCCCGCGTCACGTTCGCCGGCGCCTTGCCCGCGGCCGCCGTCGCCGACGCGTTTCGCGCGCACCGCGTCGCCGTCATTCCATCGCGCTGGCAGGAACCGTTTGGCGTTGTCGTGCTGGAAGCCTTGGCGTGCGGCTGCCGGGTCGTGGCGGCTGCTACGGGCGGCCTGCCGGAAGCCGTCGGCGCGTGCGGCGTCACGTTCCCCAATGGCGATATCGGCGCGCTCGCCGCCGCCTTGTCTGCGGCGCTCGCCGACTCACCGCCGATCGCCCCCGCCACCATCCGTCGCCATCTCGACCGCCACCGGCCCGAACGAATCGTTCGCGACTACCTGCACGTTTTCGCCCGCACCCTCGCGCCCGCGCCGGCGCTGCTTCCATGA
- a CDS encoding glycosyltransferase family 61 protein has translation MPLSLRQLAKSAWFYSRHVQVRLLALPRALPPLRRALHLPVNRIFDPLTASPDSWPGRLIRLDPPTTFVRPLPALPYDSTAARFFSARTAAHCNASYVMEFSDAALWGHDTGAIFTSAGEFVAAASHDPCGPRLHAVWTRPFLPRPTHWAGRTLYLVTPEATDNYHHWLIDLLPRIGLIRRAGFDPAAFDRVVVNHRDREYQRETLLALGIRSDAIVAVTPGTHVRCDTLVVPSLKHHNQCIPSADAAFLRQTFLGAARPRAHKRRLFLSRADARIRRLLNERQLHPLLLAHGFEIVSLAGLSVAAQARLFAEAEIVAGPAGAAFANLVFCAPPTQVLEIAPAGWLATYHWMISARRGLAHTIILGEGQVRPGLPDISARSRDLFVDPEKFAAALAQVIAAAEHPAPSEQLA, from the coding sequence GTGCCGCTCTCGCTCCGCCAACTCGCCAAATCCGCGTGGTTCTACAGCCGCCACGTGCAGGTGCGCCTCCTCGCCCTCCCGCGCGCCCTGCCGCCGCTGCGCCGCGCCCTGCATCTTCCCGTCAACCGCATCTTCGATCCGCTCACGGCCAGTCCCGACTCTTGGCCCGGCCGCCTGATCCGTCTCGACCCACCGACCACGTTCGTCCGCCCGCTCCCGGCCCTTCCTTACGACTCCACCGCCGCCCGCTTTTTTTCCGCGCGCACCGCCGCTCACTGCAACGCCTCCTATGTGATGGAGTTTTCCGACGCTGCGCTGTGGGGCCACGACACCGGCGCCATCTTCACCTCAGCCGGAGAGTTTGTGGCCGCCGCATCCCACGACCCTTGCGGCCCGCGCTTGCACGCGGTCTGGACACGGCCGTTTCTCCCGCGCCCCACTCATTGGGCGGGACGCACGCTCTACCTCGTCACACCCGAAGCGACGGACAACTATCATCATTGGCTGATTGATTTGCTGCCCCGCATCGGCCTCATCCGCCGCGCCGGCTTCGATCCCGCCGCGTTTGACCGCGTGGTCGTCAACCACCGCGACCGCGAGTATCAACGCGAGACCCTGCTCGCCCTCGGCATCCGCAGCGATGCCATCGTCGCCGTGACGCCCGGCACCCATGTGCGTTGCGACACGCTCGTCGTTCCTTCGCTCAAACATCACAACCAGTGCATTCCCTCCGCCGACGCCGCGTTTTTGCGGCAGACTTTTCTCGGCGCCGCACGCCCGCGCGCGCACAAACGCCGCCTGTTCCTCTCGCGCGCTGATGCGCGCATCCGCCGCCTCCTCAACGAGCGCCAACTACATCCGCTTCTCCTGGCCCACGGTTTTGAAATCGTTTCGCTCGCCGGCCTTTCGGTCGCCGCGCAGGCCCGGCTTTTCGCGGAGGCGGAGATAGTCGCCGGTCCCGCCGGAGCCGCCTTTGCCAATCTGGTTTTCTGCGCGCCGCCCACCCAGGTGCTCGAAATCGCCCCCGCCGGCTGGCTCGCAACCTACCATTGGATGATCTCCGCCCGCCGCGGCCTGGCGCATACGATCATCCTCGGCGAGGGCCAGGTCCGGCCGGGCCTGCCCGATATTTCCGCCCGATCGCGGGATCTCTTTGTCGATCCCGAAAAATTCGCCGCCGCCCTGGCGCAAGTCATCGCCGCCGCCGAACACCCGGCGCCCTCGGAGCAGCTCGCGTGA